Proteins encoded by one window of Drosophila melanogaster chromosome X:
- the RhoGAPp190 gene encoding Rho GTPase activating protein p190, isoform F codes for MRQFNISVIGLSGTEKDRGQVGVGKSCLCNRFMRPMADDYFIDHISVLSQSDFSGRIVNNDHFLYWGDVRKTTEEGVEYQFNIIEQTEFMDDSTFQAFKVGKMDPYSKRCTATKVFSAEKLMYICKNQLGIEKEYEQKVMPDGRLSIDGFVVVFDVSPVPNRSVEKQVEFVQNVIATILKNKKPLVLVTTKNDDAYELYVREAEKISQRKDYKSTVQLIETSAHESINIDLAFLLLAQMIDKVKNRVKIISYQESAKSRKELLDTRSEAVTRLIRNQITDYHVLWSQGSKMLSQYREWNEFLNIFGHEAGQKLFRRHMKKLRDDHLNKKLHQYLDKFALALEYLLPDIGALNISDDDAWECARNYLQNHIEFEQYFFECPQASWTELVDMDEAEDEARIPFDVLETSEAETVFRNYLNSVQQDKKKIGWKQQFKMLLEESGFVTPGKQLSEVRVLFMGRECFEALSEHDCQQIYDIHQDDIIEKSKQNFVELLLEHAQYFLQFKNVDNITQEDVRQITDVIQEDSRYKMLDRLDQERRLMLVQHLRFIHCPIRDHCPFFYNCVDSLIEEVLSDKSASNHKTPSGGGWKSSGSGSDRTLNLLIVGSEHLASDLLNDIRICTGSKGEYIYENQTYYLNYRIANGDMEAFKAIDVYSSGLICVYSNQQSFETLKDNLERTLLCNLELEDKFENLPIVLVYQPQDLKENEVEYLRNEGMRLSEMLHCDFIDHTQNHQKYVYDILNIVILSLKLTEMKSYEPYPSNHTDLRILCCIFCGDQYDIENIVQPLVEESTLVKANEHSIIVDVFIGDAKRRVEFILSSYHGTSQYRDELIHGYIYFYSTKRRSSLANLSILAAQNANIPLQIIAVTESGGVNAFFNSDICQFLITEGNAVADRFKGSFMTFSADQYVKFAFYNPFLKTAWDNKYEVENLHVEESITLDSGEGTLENSVNQMPRPPPRHESYMLSNTLGTDGSGSENYEMAPTRSLNSLNEERDISLDEIYDDNEKPKHLHQRFQIFPPPTTPPEPAPPDHQLITCTYKSQFVSASESSLEEITSDVSGSKDSLATHDAEWLEDKSDGRRNMNKNLIWNNFSGSTHAYTTGRRHIDSNLNKIRPKGPSQTLKVGEAPSRNCPAMSSSTFTLPTQQPGKLNMKNFQLVSDAVAKMNFTGSGSGSGSGSGSGSTGLGLGLGSGSGCMGDSFLEPVDKDGKRYDHAQLDGEDEDSEELAEYEQIYENEDCTESDSCASSTERRVRQQNAYYKASKKPVAAKKQKKKKVAIPVQTPRVPPFGSYVSPPEIPLHYQRMAVGGSGPGEKKKPEPCVPEFMKSDKSPEYSMVPELAGAGIFGAENLPEYNMNQAKCLKDFEKLEKRRIKEETARQRKLQEKEKEQEKKLKRKLKQNAKGLVESAEAQFGKLMITSEQGEIPIFLNKCVEFIEKEGLDSEGIYRVPGSRAHVDMLFQRFEEDTNTEIDALDIPVNAVATALKDFFSKRLPPLFSKDIIKELEEIAGSRGVGNSKLNVEVKTDRSCRLIALKSLLQKLPPINFAILKYIFQHFVHVSDNSKLNSMDSKNLAICWWPTLIPIDFTDMGHFEQLRPYLEDIVQTMIDQFPYLFCGKDAFVMV; via the exons ATGCGTCAGTTTAACATCTCGGTCATTGGACTATCCGGGACCGAAAAGGACCGCGGGCAGGTGGGAGTGGGCAAGTCATGCCTGTGCAACAGATTCATGCGCCCGATGGCCGACGACTACTTCATCGATCACATATCAGTGCTTAGCCAAAGCGACTTTAGTGGCCGGATCGTGAACAACGACCACTTCCTTTACTGGGGCGATGTGCGCAAGACGACGGAGGAGGGCGTCGAGTACCAGTTTAATATCATCGAGCAGACGGAGTTCATGGACGACTCCACGTTCCAAGCCTTTAAGGTGGGAAAGATGGATCCATACTCAAAGCGGTGCACGGCCACCAAGGTCTTCTCCGCGGAGAAGCTAATGTACATATGCAAGAATCAGTTGGGCATCGAGAAGGAGTACGAACAGAAAGTCATGCCCGATGGCCGGCTCAGTATCGATGGCTTTGTTGTCGTCTTCGACGTTAGTCCAGTGCCCAATCGCAGTGTGGAGAAGCAGGTGGAGTTCGTGCAGAATGTCATCGCAACCATACTAAAGAACAAGAAGCCACTGGTGCTGGTGACCACAAAGAACGACGACGCTTATGAGTTGTATGTTCGAGAGGCGGAGAAAATTAGCCAGCGAAAGGACTACAAGAGCACTGTGCAGCTAATCGAGACGTCGGCCCACGAGAGCATCAACATCGATTTGGCATTCCTCCTGCTCGCCCAGATGATCGACAAGGTTAAGAACCGTGTCAAGATCATCTCCTACCAGGAGTCGGCCAAGTCACGCAAAGAACTGCTGGACACACGATCCGAGGCGGTGACGCGACTAATACGCAACCAGATCACCGACTATCACGTCCTGTGGTCGCAGGGCTCCAAGATGCTGTCACAGTATCGCGAGTGGAACGAGTTCCTCAACATATTCGGCCACGAGGCCGGCCAAAAGCTATTCCGGCGGCACATGAAGAAGCTGCGCGACGATCATCTGAACAAAAAACTGCATCAGTACTTGGATAAGTTTGCCCTGGCCCTGGAGTACCTGCTGCCGGACATCGGGGCTTTGAATATCAGCGATGACGATGCTTGGGAGTGCGCCAGGAACTATCTGCAGAATCACATCGAGTTCGAGCAGTACTTCTTCGAGTGCCCGCAGGCCTCGTGGACGGAGCTGGTGGACATGGACGAGGCGGAGGATGAGGCCCGCATTCCCTTTGATGTGCTAGAGACTTCCGAGGCAGAGACTGTCTTCCGTAACTACTTGAACTCGGTGCAGCAGGACAAGAAAAAAATTGG ATGGAAGCAGCAATTCAAAATGCTACTTGAGGAGTCGGGCTTTGTGACGCCCGGCAAGCAGCTGTCGGAGGTGCGCGTCCTCTTCATGGGACGCGAATGCTTTGAGGCGCTTTCGGAGCACGACTGCCAGCAGATCTACGACATTCACCAGGACGACATCATTGAAAAGAGCAAACAGAATTTtgtggagctgctgctggaacATGCTCAATATTTTCTACAGTTCAAGAACGTTGACAACATCACTCAGGAAGATGTGCGCCAGATAACCGATGTCATACAGGAGGATTCACGCTACAAGATGCTCGATCGCTTGGACCAGGAGCGGCGGTTGATGCTTGTCCAGCACCTGCGCTTCATCCACTGCCCCATCCGCGATCACTGCCCATTCTTTTACAACTGTGTGGATAGCCTGATTGAGGAGGTGTTGTCCGACAAGTCGGCCAGCAACCACAAGACGCCCAGCGGCGGTGGCTGGAAGAGTTCCGGCAGCGGCAGTGACCGCACGCTCAATCTTCTGATCGTGGGCTCCGAGCACCTGGCCAGCGATCTGCTCAACGACATCCGCATATGTACCGGTAGCAAGGGCGAGTACATCTACGAGAACCAGACGTATTATCTCAATTACCGAATCGCCAACGGCGACATGGAGGCCTTCAAGGCCATAGATGTCTACTCGAGTG GTCTTATTTGCGTGTACTCCAATCAGCAATCTTTTGAGACGCTCAAGGATAACTTGGAGCGCACGTTGCTCTGCAACCTGGAGCTGGAGGACAAGTTCGAGAATCTGCCGATCGTGCTGGTTTACCAGCCACAGGATCTCAAGGAGAACGAGGTGGAATACTTGCGCAACGAGGGCATGCGCCTGTCGGAGATGCTGCACTGCGACTTCATCGATCATACGCAAAATCATCAGAAGTATGTCTATGATATACTTAACATAGTCATCCTGTCGCTAAAGCTGACTGAGATGAAGAGCTACGAGCCGTATCCCTCCAATCACACCGACCTGCGCATCCTGTGCTGCATCTTTTGTGGCGATCAGTATGACATCGAGAACATTGTCCAGCCGCTGGTGGAGGAATCGACGCTGGTCAAGGCCAACGAGCACTCCATCATTGTCGACGTCTTTATTGGCGATGCCAAGCGACGGGTCGAGTTTATACTTTCCTCATATCATGGCACTAGCCAGTACCGCGATGAACTAATCCATGGctatatttacttttactcGACCAAGCGTCGATCTTCGTTGGCAAATCTAAG CATCCTGGCAGCCCAGAATGCCAATATTCCATTGCAGATTATCGCGGTGACCGAGAGCGGGGGCGTTAATGCGTTCTTCAACAGCGATATTTGCCAGTTTCTGATCACCGAGGGCAATGCGGTGGCCGATCGCTTCAAGGGCAGCTTTATGACCTTCTCGGCGGATCAATATGTCAAGT TTGCGTTCTATAATCCATTCCTGAAGACAGCCTGGGACAACAAGTACGAGGTGGAGAACCTGCATGTGGAGGAGTCAATTACTTTGGATTCGGGCGAGGGCACGCTGGAGAACTCGGTTAATCAGATGCCACGCCCGCCGCCGCGCCACGAGAGCTACATGCTGTCCAATACGCTGGGAACCGACGGTTCCGGCAGTGAGAATTACGAAATGGCTCCAACCCGATCTCTCAACTCATTAAATG AAGAAAGAGATATATCATTAGATGAAATCTACGATGACAACGAAAAGCCGAAGCACCTGCATCAAA GATTCCAGATATTCCCTCCTCCAACAACTCCTCCAGAGCCAGCCCCTCCAGATCATCAGCTCATTACATGCACATATAAGAGTCAATTCGTTTCGGCTTCAGAATCAAGTTTGGAAGAAATAACAT CGGATGTCAGCGGGTCCAAGGATTCACTGGCCACCCATGATGCAG AGTGGCTGGAGGACAAGAGCGATGGGCGACGCAACATGAACAAGAATTTGATTTGGAACAACTTCAGCGGATCCACACATGCCTACACCACCGGTCGCCGTCACATCGACTCCAATTTGAACAAAATCCGCCCGAAGGGACCCAGTCAAACGCTCAAAGTGGGCGAGGCGCCCAGTCGCAATTGCCCGGCCATGAGCTCCTCCACCTTCACCCTGCCCACGCAGCAGCCGGGCAAGCTGAACATGAAGAACTTCCAGCTGGTCAGCGATGCGGTGGCCAAGATGAATTTCACCGGCTCCGGTTCGGGTTCGGGTTCCGGCTCGGGATCGGGCAGCACTGGACTGGGCCTGGGTCTGGGCTCCGGCAGTGGCTGCATGGGTGATTCGTTTTTGGAGCCGGTCGACAAGGACGGCAAGCGCTACGATCATGCCCAATTGGATGGCGAGGATGAGGATTCCGAGGAGCTCGCCGAGTACGAGCAGATCTACGAAAATGAAG ACTGCACCGAATCGGACAGCTGTGCCAGTTCCACGGAGCGACGGGTGCGCCAGCAGAATGCCTACTATAAGGCCAGCAAGAAGCCGGTGGCCGCCAAGAagcagaaaaagaagaaggtggcaaTTCCGGTGCAGACACCGCGTGTTCCTCCGTTCGGCTCGTATGTGAGTCCGCCGGAGATTCCGCTGCACTACCAGCGCATGGCCGTTGGCGGCAGCGGGCCAGGTGAGAAAA AGAAACCAGAGCCATGTGTTCCCGAGTTCATGAAGAGTGACAAGTCGCCAGAG TATTCCATGGTGCCAGAACTGGCGGGTGCCGGCATCTTCGGTGCAGAGAATCTGCCCGAGTACAACATGAACCAGGCCAAATGCTTGAAGGACTTTGAGAAGCTGGAGAAGCGGCGCATCAAAGAGGAAACGGCCAGGCAGCGCAAACTacaggagaaggagaaggagcaaGAGAAGAAGCTCAAGCGCAAACTAAAGCAGAATGCCAAGGGCCTGGTTGAATCCGCGGAGGCGCAATTCGGCAAGCTGATGATTACCTCCGAGCAAGGCGAGATCCCCATCTTCCTCAACAAGTGCGTCGAGTTTATCGAGAAGGAGGGCCTCGACTCCGAGGGCATTTATAGGGTGCCCGGAAGTAGGGCGCATGTCGACATGTTGTTCCAACGCTTCGAAGAGG ATACCAATACTGAGATTGATGCGCTCGACATTCCCGTCAATGCCGTGGCCACGGCACTGAAGGACTTCTTCTCCAAGCGCCTGCCTCCGCTGTTCAGCAAGGACATCAtcaaggagctggaggagattGCCG GCTCGCGAGGCGTCGGCAATTCCAAACTGAATGTGGAGGTCAAAACGGACCGAAGTTGCCGCTTGATAGCTTTAAAATCGCTGCTCCAGAAGCTGCCGCCCATCAACTTTGCCATACTCAAATACATATTCCAACACTTTGTGCA CGTATCAGACAATTCGAAGCTGAATAGCATGGACAGCAAGAACTTGGCCATTTGCTGGTGGCCGACACTCATACCCATCGACTTCACCGACATGGGCCACTTCGAGCAGCTGCGTCCGTATCTGGAGGACATTGTCCAGACAATGATTGACCAGTTCCCGTATCTGTTCTGCGGCAAGGATGCTTTTGTCATGGTCTAG
- the RhoGAPp190 gene encoding Rho GTPase activating protein p190, isoform E: protein MRQFNISVIGLSGTEKDRGQVGVGKSCLCNRFMRPMADDYFIDHISVLSQSDFSGRIVNNDHFLYWGDVRKTTEEGVEYQFNIIEQTEFMDDSTFQAFKVGKMDPYSKRCTATKVFSAEKLMYICKNQLGIEKEYEQKVMPDGRLSIDGFVVVFDVSPVPNRSVEKQVEFVQNVIATILKNKKPLVLVTTKNDDAYELYVREAEKISQRKDYKSTVQLIETSAHESINIDLAFLLLAQMIDKVKNRVKIISYQESAKSRKELLDTRSEAVTRLIRNQITDYHVLWSQGSKMLSQYREWNEFLNIFGHEAGQKLFRRHMKKLRDDHLNKKLHQYLDKFALALEYLLPDIGALNISDDDAWECARNYLQNHIEFEQYFFECPQASWTELVDMDEAEDEARIPFDVLETSEAETVFRNYLNSVQQDKKKIGWKQQFKMLLEESGFVTPGKQLSEVRVLFMGRECFEALSEHDCQQIYDIHQDDIIEKSKQNFVELLLEHAQYFLQFKNVDNITQEDVRQITDVIQEDSRYKMLDRLDQERRLMLVQHLRFIHCPIRDHCPFFYNCVDSLIEEVLSDKSASNHKTPSGGGWKSSGSGSDRTLNLLIVGSEHLASDLLNDIRICTGSKGEYIYENQTYYLNYRIANGDMEAFKAIDVYSSGLICVYSNQQSFETLKDNLERTLLCNLELEDKFENLPIVLVYQPQDLKENEVEYLRNEGMRLSEMLHCDFIDHTQNHQKYVYDILNIVILSLKLTEMKSYEPYPSNHTDLRILCCIFCGDQYDIENIVQPLVEESTLVKANEHSIIVDVFIGDAKRRVEFILSSYHGTSQYRDELIHGYIYFYSTKRRSSLANLSILAAQNANIPLQIIAVTESGGVNAFFNSDICQFLITEGNAVADRFKGSFMTFSADQYVKFAFYNPFLKTAWDNKYEVENLHVEESITLDSGEGTLENSVNQMPRPPPRHESYMLSNTLGTDGSGSENYEMAPTRSLNSLNEERDISLDEIYDDNEKPKHLHQTDVSGSKDSLATHDAEWLEDKSDGRRNMNKNLIWNNFSGSTHAYTTGRRHIDSNLNKIRPKGPSQTLKVGEAPSRNCPAMSSSTFTLPTQQPGKLNMKNFQLVSDAVAKMNFTGSGSGSGSGSGSGSTGLGLGLGSGSGCMGDSFLEPVDKDGKRYDHAQLDGEDEDSEELAEYEQIYENEDCTESDSCASSTERRVRQQNAYYKASKKPVAAKKQKKKKVAIPVQTPRVPPFGSYVSPPEIPLHYQRMAVGGSGPGEKKKPEPCVPEFMKSDKSPEYSMVPELAGAGIFGAENLPEYNMNQAKCLKDFEKLEKRRIKEETARQRKLQEKEKEQEKKLKRKLKQNAKGLVESAEAQFGKLMITSEQGEIPIFLNKCVEFIEKEGLDSEGIYRVPGSRAHVDMLFQRFEEDTNTEIDALDIPVNAVATALKDFFSKRLPPLFSKDIIKELEEIAGSRGVGNSKLNVEVKTDRSCRLIALKSLLQKLPPINFAILKYIFQHFVHVSDNSKLNSMDSKNLAICWWPTLIPIDFTDMGHFEQLRPYLEDIVQTMIDQFPYLFCGKDAFVMV from the exons ATGCGTCAGTTTAACATCTCGGTCATTGGACTATCCGGGACCGAAAAGGACCGCGGGCAGGTGGGAGTGGGCAAGTCATGCCTGTGCAACAGATTCATGCGCCCGATGGCCGACGACTACTTCATCGATCACATATCAGTGCTTAGCCAAAGCGACTTTAGTGGCCGGATCGTGAACAACGACCACTTCCTTTACTGGGGCGATGTGCGCAAGACGACGGAGGAGGGCGTCGAGTACCAGTTTAATATCATCGAGCAGACGGAGTTCATGGACGACTCCACGTTCCAAGCCTTTAAGGTGGGAAAGATGGATCCATACTCAAAGCGGTGCACGGCCACCAAGGTCTTCTCCGCGGAGAAGCTAATGTACATATGCAAGAATCAGTTGGGCATCGAGAAGGAGTACGAACAGAAAGTCATGCCCGATGGCCGGCTCAGTATCGATGGCTTTGTTGTCGTCTTCGACGTTAGTCCAGTGCCCAATCGCAGTGTGGAGAAGCAGGTGGAGTTCGTGCAGAATGTCATCGCAACCATACTAAAGAACAAGAAGCCACTGGTGCTGGTGACCACAAAGAACGACGACGCTTATGAGTTGTATGTTCGAGAGGCGGAGAAAATTAGCCAGCGAAAGGACTACAAGAGCACTGTGCAGCTAATCGAGACGTCGGCCCACGAGAGCATCAACATCGATTTGGCATTCCTCCTGCTCGCCCAGATGATCGACAAGGTTAAGAACCGTGTCAAGATCATCTCCTACCAGGAGTCGGCCAAGTCACGCAAAGAACTGCTGGACACACGATCCGAGGCGGTGACGCGACTAATACGCAACCAGATCACCGACTATCACGTCCTGTGGTCGCAGGGCTCCAAGATGCTGTCACAGTATCGCGAGTGGAACGAGTTCCTCAACATATTCGGCCACGAGGCCGGCCAAAAGCTATTCCGGCGGCACATGAAGAAGCTGCGCGACGATCATCTGAACAAAAAACTGCATCAGTACTTGGATAAGTTTGCCCTGGCCCTGGAGTACCTGCTGCCGGACATCGGGGCTTTGAATATCAGCGATGACGATGCTTGGGAGTGCGCCAGGAACTATCTGCAGAATCACATCGAGTTCGAGCAGTACTTCTTCGAGTGCCCGCAGGCCTCGTGGACGGAGCTGGTGGACATGGACGAGGCGGAGGATGAGGCCCGCATTCCCTTTGATGTGCTAGAGACTTCCGAGGCAGAGACTGTCTTCCGTAACTACTTGAACTCGGTGCAGCAGGACAAGAAAAAAATTGG ATGGAAGCAGCAATTCAAAATGCTACTTGAGGAGTCGGGCTTTGTGACGCCCGGCAAGCAGCTGTCGGAGGTGCGCGTCCTCTTCATGGGACGCGAATGCTTTGAGGCGCTTTCGGAGCACGACTGCCAGCAGATCTACGACATTCACCAGGACGACATCATTGAAAAGAGCAAACAGAATTTtgtggagctgctgctggaacATGCTCAATATTTTCTACAGTTCAAGAACGTTGACAACATCACTCAGGAAGATGTGCGCCAGATAACCGATGTCATACAGGAGGATTCACGCTACAAGATGCTCGATCGCTTGGACCAGGAGCGGCGGTTGATGCTTGTCCAGCACCTGCGCTTCATCCACTGCCCCATCCGCGATCACTGCCCATTCTTTTACAACTGTGTGGATAGCCTGATTGAGGAGGTGTTGTCCGACAAGTCGGCCAGCAACCACAAGACGCCCAGCGGCGGTGGCTGGAAGAGTTCCGGCAGCGGCAGTGACCGCACGCTCAATCTTCTGATCGTGGGCTCCGAGCACCTGGCCAGCGATCTGCTCAACGACATCCGCATATGTACCGGTAGCAAGGGCGAGTACATCTACGAGAACCAGACGTATTATCTCAATTACCGAATCGCCAACGGCGACATGGAGGCCTTCAAGGCCATAGATGTCTACTCGAGTG GTCTTATTTGCGTGTACTCCAATCAGCAATCTTTTGAGACGCTCAAGGATAACTTGGAGCGCACGTTGCTCTGCAACCTGGAGCTGGAGGACAAGTTCGAGAATCTGCCGATCGTGCTGGTTTACCAGCCACAGGATCTCAAGGAGAACGAGGTGGAATACTTGCGCAACGAGGGCATGCGCCTGTCGGAGATGCTGCACTGCGACTTCATCGATCATACGCAAAATCATCAGAAGTATGTCTATGATATACTTAACATAGTCATCCTGTCGCTAAAGCTGACTGAGATGAAGAGCTACGAGCCGTATCCCTCCAATCACACCGACCTGCGCATCCTGTGCTGCATCTTTTGTGGCGATCAGTATGACATCGAGAACATTGTCCAGCCGCTGGTGGAGGAATCGACGCTGGTCAAGGCCAACGAGCACTCCATCATTGTCGACGTCTTTATTGGCGATGCCAAGCGACGGGTCGAGTTTATACTTTCCTCATATCATGGCACTAGCCAGTACCGCGATGAACTAATCCATGGctatatttacttttactcGACCAAGCGTCGATCTTCGTTGGCAAATCTAAG CATCCTGGCAGCCCAGAATGCCAATATTCCATTGCAGATTATCGCGGTGACCGAGAGCGGGGGCGTTAATGCGTTCTTCAACAGCGATATTTGCCAGTTTCTGATCACCGAGGGCAATGCGGTGGCCGATCGCTTCAAGGGCAGCTTTATGACCTTCTCGGCGGATCAATATGTCAAGT TTGCGTTCTATAATCCATTCCTGAAGACAGCCTGGGACAACAAGTACGAGGTGGAGAACCTGCATGTGGAGGAGTCAATTACTTTGGATTCGGGCGAGGGCACGCTGGAGAACTCGGTTAATCAGATGCCACGCCCGCCGCCGCGCCACGAGAGCTACATGCTGTCCAATACGCTGGGAACCGACGGTTCCGGCAGTGAGAATTACGAAATGGCTCCAACCCGATCTCTCAACTCATTAAATG AAGAAAGAGATATATCATTAGATGAAATCTACGATGACAACGAAAAGCCGAAGCACCTGCATCAAA CGGATGTCAGCGGGTCCAAGGATTCACTGGCCACCCATGATGCAG AGTGGCTGGAGGACAAGAGCGATGGGCGACGCAACATGAACAAGAATTTGATTTGGAACAACTTCAGCGGATCCACACATGCCTACACCACCGGTCGCCGTCACATCGACTCCAATTTGAACAAAATCCGCCCGAAGGGACCCAGTCAAACGCTCAAAGTGGGCGAGGCGCCCAGTCGCAATTGCCCGGCCATGAGCTCCTCCACCTTCACCCTGCCCACGCAGCAGCCGGGCAAGCTGAACATGAAGAACTTCCAGCTGGTCAGCGATGCGGTGGCCAAGATGAATTTCACCGGCTCCGGTTCGGGTTCGGGTTCCGGCTCGGGATCGGGCAGCACTGGACTGGGCCTGGGTCTGGGCTCCGGCAGTGGCTGCATGGGTGATTCGTTTTTGGAGCCGGTCGACAAGGACGGCAAGCGCTACGATCATGCCCAATTGGATGGCGAGGATGAGGATTCCGAGGAGCTCGCCGAGTACGAGCAGATCTACGAAAATGAAG ACTGCACCGAATCGGACAGCTGTGCCAGTTCCACGGAGCGACGGGTGCGCCAGCAGAATGCCTACTATAAGGCCAGCAAGAAGCCGGTGGCCGCCAAGAagcagaaaaagaagaaggtggcaaTTCCGGTGCAGACACCGCGTGTTCCTCCGTTCGGCTCGTATGTGAGTCCGCCGGAGATTCCGCTGCACTACCAGCGCATGGCCGTTGGCGGCAGCGGGCCAGGTGAGAAAA AGAAACCAGAGCCATGTGTTCCCGAGTTCATGAAGAGTGACAAGTCGCCAGAG TATTCCATGGTGCCAGAACTGGCGGGTGCCGGCATCTTCGGTGCAGAGAATCTGCCCGAGTACAACATGAACCAGGCCAAATGCTTGAAGGACTTTGAGAAGCTGGAGAAGCGGCGCATCAAAGAGGAAACGGCCAGGCAGCGCAAACTacaggagaaggagaaggagcaaGAGAAGAAGCTCAAGCGCAAACTAAAGCAGAATGCCAAGGGCCTGGTTGAATCCGCGGAGGCGCAATTCGGCAAGCTGATGATTACCTCCGAGCAAGGCGAGATCCCCATCTTCCTCAACAAGTGCGTCGAGTTTATCGAGAAGGAGGGCCTCGACTCCGAGGGCATTTATAGGGTGCCCGGAAGTAGGGCGCATGTCGACATGTTGTTCCAACGCTTCGAAGAGG ATACCAATACTGAGATTGATGCGCTCGACATTCCCGTCAATGCCGTGGCCACGGCACTGAAGGACTTCTTCTCCAAGCGCCTGCCTCCGCTGTTCAGCAAGGACATCAtcaaggagctggaggagattGCCG GCTCGCGAGGCGTCGGCAATTCCAAACTGAATGTGGAGGTCAAAACGGACCGAAGTTGCCGCTTGATAGCTTTAAAATCGCTGCTCCAGAAGCTGCCGCCCATCAACTTTGCCATACTCAAATACATATTCCAACACTTTGTGCA CGTATCAGACAATTCGAAGCTGAATAGCATGGACAGCAAGAACTTGGCCATTTGCTGGTGGCCGACACTCATACCCATCGACTTCACCGACATGGGCCACTTCGAGCAGCTGCGTCCGTATCTGGAGGACATTGTCCAGACAATGATTGACCAGTTCCCGTATCTGTTCTGCGGCAAGGATGCTTTTGTCATGGTCTAG